In Marinobacter sp. LQ44, the following are encoded in one genomic region:
- the merT gene encoding mercuric ion transporter MerT: MSKFKSKSGGASLAVGGMAGLLASACCLGPLVLITLGVSGAWIGNLTALEPYRPLFIGAATVAMFFAWRRIYRPVEQCSPGETCAIPQVRKTYKVIFWVVTALVLVALVFPYILPLFY; encoded by the coding sequence ATGTCGAAATTCAAATCTAAATCCGGAGGTGCTTCTCTCGCTGTCGGGGGCATGGCTGGACTTCTCGCCTCGGCGTGCTGTCTCGGGCCATTGGTACTTATCACTCTGGGCGTTTCCGGTGCCTGGATCGGCAACCTGACAGCTTTGGAGCCCTATCGACCGCTGTTCATTGGCGCGGCCACCGTCGCCATGTTCTTTGCCTGGCGACGAATCTATCGCCCTGTAGAGCAATGCTCACCCGGTGAAACGTGTGCGATCCCTCAAGTCCGAAAGACCTATAAGGTGATCTTTTGGGTAGTTACGGCTCTGGTACTGGTCGCATTAGTGTTCCCTTACATTTTGCCTCTATTCTACTAA
- the merA gene encoding mercury(II) reductase, with protein MTPATRATSKLQGVSRVKNDNKLHIAVIGSGGAAMAAALKATERGARVTLIERGTVGGTCVNVGCVPSKIMIRAAHIAHLRKESPFDAGISAEAPQVDRAKLLQQQQARVEELRDTKYEKILREHKDITVLNGEARFVDTNSLVVTLAEGGEKPVHFDRAFIGTGARPAEPPITGLADTPYLTSTSALALDTVPKRLIVIGAGFVSLELAQAFDRLGSKVTVLARSRVLSSEDPTIGEAIEAAFKREGIEVLRQTTPSNVDYSDNEFIVETPAGTLRADQLLVATGRTPNTEALNLASIGVETSRGAIQVDEHLQTTVTGIYAAGDCTNQPQFVYVAAAAGSRAAVNMTGGEAKLDLSAMPGVMFTDPQVATVGLTEAEAVARGYSVDTRLLDLENVPRALVNFDTHGFIKMVAERSTGRLLGVQVVAAEGGEIIQTAVMALRAGLTVQEIGDDLFPYLTMVEGLKLCAQTFTKDVKQLSCCAG; from the coding sequence ATGACGCCAGCTACGAGAGCAACTTCAAAGCTCCAAGGAGTTTCCCGAGTGAAAAATGACAACAAACTGCATATTGCGGTAATCGGCAGTGGTGGTGCCGCCATGGCGGCTGCCCTGAAGGCAACAGAGCGCGGTGCCCGCGTCACCCTGATTGAACGTGGGACTGTCGGCGGCACCTGCGTAAATGTTGGCTGCGTGCCCTCGAAGATTATGATTCGTGCAGCACATATCGCGCACCTGCGAAAAGAAAGCCCGTTTGACGCGGGCATCAGTGCTGAGGCTCCTCAGGTAGACCGAGCAAAACTGCTTCAGCAACAGCAGGCACGAGTGGAGGAGCTGCGTGACACCAAGTACGAAAAGATACTTCGAGAACACAAGGACATCACAGTCCTGAACGGTGAGGCCCGGTTTGTCGATACCAATAGCCTGGTAGTCACGCTGGCTGAGGGTGGTGAAAAACCGGTTCATTTTGATCGCGCCTTTATTGGAACCGGAGCCAGACCGGCAGAGCCGCCAATAACGGGGCTGGCAGACACTCCTTACCTGACATCAACCAGTGCCTTGGCGCTGGATACCGTTCCCAAACGGCTGATCGTGATTGGTGCCGGTTTCGTTTCCTTGGAATTGGCTCAGGCATTCGACAGACTCGGCAGCAAGGTTACCGTTTTAGCCCGGAGCCGTGTGTTGTCCAGCGAAGATCCTACGATCGGAGAGGCCATAGAGGCGGCTTTTAAACGGGAAGGGATTGAGGTGCTTCGCCAGACCACGCCCAGCAACGTGGACTATAGCGACAACGAGTTTATCGTCGAGACGCCTGCCGGCACCTTGCGAGCCGACCAACTACTGGTGGCGACCGGTCGAACGCCCAATACCGAGGCCCTGAACCTGGCGAGCATTGGCGTGGAAACTTCACGCGGCGCAATTCAGGTGGATGAGCATCTGCAAACCACGGTCACCGGAATATACGCTGCTGGTGACTGCACCAATCAACCGCAGTTTGTCTATGTCGCAGCTGCCGCAGGCAGCCGAGCCGCCGTCAACATGACGGGAGGCGAGGCCAAACTCGACCTCAGTGCCATGCCCGGGGTCATGTTCACCGATCCTCAAGTCGCCACCGTTGGCCTCACTGAAGCCGAAGCAGTTGCTCGGGGTTATAGCGTGGACACCAGGCTGCTCGACTTGGAAAACGTGCCGCGTGCGCTAGTAAACTTTGACACCCATGGATTTATTAAAATGGTAGCAGAGCGCAGCACAGGCCGTTTGCTCGGGGTGCAGGTTGTCGCAGCGGAAGGCGGTGAAATTATCCAAACGGCAGTGATGGCGTTACGAGCAGGTTTGACCGTTCAGGAAATCGGCGATGACTTGTTCCCTTATCTGACCATGGTTGAAGGACTCAAACTCTGTGCGCAAACGTTCACCAAGGATGTAAAGCAGTTGTCCTGCTGTGCCGGTTAA
- the merR gene encoding Hg(II)-responsive transcriptional regulator — protein MSVKASSLTIGGLAKAANVNVETIRYYQRRGLLSEPKRPLGGIRRYGSADIDRLTFVKTAQQLGFSLDEVGDLLRLEDGTHCQEASALAEHKLKDVREKIERLVKIEKALSDMVSQCHARPDSIACPLIASLHEGDIGTKSQRD, from the coding sequence ATGTCGGTTAAAGCCAGTTCACTGACTATTGGCGGCTTGGCCAAGGCGGCCAATGTAAATGTCGAGACGATCCGCTATTACCAGCGGCGAGGTCTGTTGTCGGAACCCAAACGACCTCTAGGTGGTATTCGACGCTACGGTTCCGCCGATATTGATCGGCTGACATTTGTTAAAACGGCGCAGCAGCTGGGTTTCAGTCTCGACGAGGTCGGCGACCTTTTAAGGTTGGAAGATGGCACTCACTGTCAGGAAGCCAGTGCGCTCGCCGAGCACAAGCTGAAGGATGTGCGTGAAAAGATCGAAAGGCTGGTCAAAATTGAGAAGGCTCTGAGCGACATGGTCAGTCAATGCCACGCACGGCCGGACAGCATCGCGTGCCCGCTCATTGCATCTCTACATGAGGGAGACATTGGAACAAAAAGCCAAAGGGATTAG
- a CDS encoding S-type pyocin domain-containing protein — MTKIADPHSLALHEALMIEGGWDQYSDKELASYLPSSSFTPARLRDQLASGELVLLKEIPAVPVFRLVSGRIVPTESTSAAIAENAVTAFEKRFGDRQAFPSRGTAYAHSDSLPPPPKLDYTPERPVIEPPPEPLPPPVVISENFGLPPLGPKVFAKSCTRPSGDTDSNEGEEKASNFGTLAMLAPATVTSPGANGLRPLGLISGSAMRLAKGWAMAARIGASVMSTAASTVLLALWPSKLGDSTLYTEEELLEMAEAAIRVRFHLHVDATGNLRVAGYHVNDSTGYKDRVPVAHAELKGENFEVVVDDDFTLVWYPDDSGHRPVVSTEYPADSGIDPYSILVTPIKEDGQEHSPPGYQRPFEDQVELIVSFPKDSGIEPLYLVFQKSIGGGEGVLNKNLTGPLSADEANAPHLAKGNLPPYAEGTRARDIVLEQERVFARVHGEGNQARSWMMRQQEIEGLTPLQIQDKFALPELPNFVSDVHVPPGTNIRVGTVGAQPDWGSGGAIQYELLQRLPSSAFQNMRPLP; from the coding sequence GTGACCAAAATAGCAGACCCGCACTCGCTTGCGCTTCACGAAGCGTTGATGATCGAGGGTGGCTGGGACCAATACTCCGATAAGGAGCTGGCCAGCTACCTTCCGAGTTCCAGTTTCACCCCTGCCCGATTAAGAGACCAGCTTGCCAGTGGCGAGTTGGTGTTGCTCAAAGAGATCCCTGCGGTTCCTGTTTTCAGGTTGGTATCCGGGCGCATTGTTCCCACGGAAAGCACCTCTGCAGCCATTGCAGAGAATGCCGTCACGGCCTTCGAAAAACGCTTTGGTGACCGGCAAGCGTTTCCTTCCAGAGGCACCGCCTACGCTCATTCCGATAGCCTGCCACCACCGCCCAAGCTCGACTACACGCCGGAACGCCCGGTGATTGAGCCACCCCCCGAGCCTCTACCCCCGCCGGTGGTGATCTCGGAAAACTTTGGGCTTCCGCCCTTGGGCCCCAAAGTGTTTGCCAAGTCCTGCACCCGGCCCTCCGGGGATACCGACAGTAATGAGGGCGAGGAAAAAGCCAGCAACTTCGGCACCCTTGCGATGCTTGCCCCCGCCACCGTCACCAGCCCCGGTGCAAACGGCTTGCGGCCGCTGGGCCTGATCTCCGGCTCGGCAATGAGACTGGCAAAAGGCTGGGCTATGGCGGCGCGTATTGGTGCCAGCGTAATGAGTACGGCTGCCAGCACAGTACTTTTGGCACTCTGGCCATCCAAGCTGGGCGACAGCACCCTGTACACCGAGGAAGAACTCCTTGAAATGGCTGAGGCGGCCATTCGGGTGCGTTTTCATCTGCACGTGGATGCCACCGGAAACCTCCGGGTGGCTGGTTATCACGTTAATGACAGCACCGGATACAAAGACCGGGTTCCGGTTGCTCACGCAGAGCTCAAGGGCGAGAATTTTGAAGTGGTGGTTGATGACGACTTCACCCTCGTGTGGTACCCGGATGACAGCGGCCACCGCCCGGTAGTGAGCACCGAATACCCGGCGGATTCCGGTATTGATCCCTACAGCATTCTGGTGACACCGATTAAGGAGGATGGCCAGGAACACTCGCCACCCGGATACCAGCGGCCGTTTGAGGATCAGGTCGAGCTGATCGTAAGTTTTCCGAAGGATAGTGGGATTGAGCCGTTGTATTTGGTTTTTCAAAAGAGCATTGGTGGTGGAGAGGGTGTTCTAAACAAAAATCTGACAGGGCCATTGTCAGCTGACGAAGCAAACGCTCCCCATCTTGCAAAAGGAAACCTTCCTCCTTATGCGGAAGGTACACGCGCTAGGGATATTGTCCTTGAGCAAGAAAGGGTATTTGCACGTGTGCATGGCGAGGGTAACCAAGCTAGATCATGGATGATGCGCCAACAGGAAATCGAAGGGTTAACACCTCTGCAAATACAAGATAAGTTTGCGCTACCAGAACTACCGAATTTTGTGTCTGATGTTCATGTTCCCCCAGGAACTAATATTCGAGTAGGGACAGTTGGGGCGCAACCTGACTGGGGTTCAGGTGGTGCAATTCAATACGAATTGTTACAGCGACTTCCATCTTCTGCGTTCCAAAACATGAGGCCATTACCATGA
- the merP gene encoding mercury resistance system periplasmic binding protein MerP, whose amino-acid sequence MRKQFVLAMFLTLLSMSSWAASQTVTLSVPDMTCAACPITVKLALSKVEGVSQVSVSYPDREAVVTFNDALTSIEALTEATSDAGYPSTPTASEATPEGQ is encoded by the coding sequence ATGCGTAAACAGTTTGTACTTGCCATGTTCCTCACTTTGCTCAGCATGTCCTCCTGGGCTGCGTCTCAAACAGTAACTCTCTCGGTGCCTGACATGACCTGTGCCGCGTGTCCGATCACCGTCAAGTTGGCCTTAAGTAAGGTGGAAGGGGTGTCGCAAGTTTCCGTGAGCTACCCTGATCGAGAAGCCGTCGTCACCTTTAACGATGCGCTCACTTCCATAGAGGCGCTCACCGAGGCCACGAGCGACGCTGGTTACCCCTCCACTCCCACGGCCTCAGAGGCGACTCCGGAGGGGCAATGA
- a CDS encoding DUF6036 family nucleotidyltransferase yields MAKAIFEMFDNLADFLEDRGAKPGSCKAYIFGGCALHLHTNARGSSDLDIELEAMDRISPNELVLALDEVFFDDPETGPSSIVFDPNFTPTLAPLHEDYQEDAIWLNRNEEDSPVWVYLVQKVDLAISKLGRYGDQDIDDIHTLFDHGLSIEEFKYRAEEARKYFPGNLDRLTGNITHVIKTYTK; encoded by the coding sequence ATGGCGAAGGCCATTTTCGAAATGTTCGATAACCTGGCTGACTTCCTGGAAGACCGAGGGGCCAAGCCTGGTAGCTGTAAGGCGTATATTTTCGGCGGCTGTGCTCTCCATCTCCATACTAACGCTCGTGGTAGCAGTGACCTGGATATAGAGCTCGAAGCGATGGACAGGATTTCTCCCAATGAGCTGGTTCTTGCCCTGGATGAAGTCTTTTTTGATGATCCGGAAACCGGCCCTTCCTCTATCGTATTCGATCCGAATTTCACTCCGACCCTCGCGCCGCTACATGAGGATTACCAGGAAGACGCCATTTGGCTTAACCGGAACGAGGAAGACTCACCGGTCTGGGTCTACCTGGTTCAAAAAGTGGACCTGGCTATTTCGAAACTCGGGCGCTATGGAGACCAGGACATCGACGATATACACACGCTGTTTGACCATGGACTCTCCATCGAGGAGTTCAAATACCGCGCCGAGGAGGCCCGTAAGTACTTTCCAGGTAACCTCGACAGATTGACAGGGAATATCACCCACGTTATAAAAACGTATACAAAGTGA